One genomic region from Alteromonas pelagimontana encodes:
- a CDS encoding phosphoribosyltransferase: MNKNFITSQSLLEDSFRLAAKVYDDGFRPDFIIGIWRGGAPIGIAVQEFFEFKNTSTDHIAVRTSSYYGINKQAKEIRVHGLHYLVENANAEDKLLIVDDVFDSGRSVDALIKQIGILMRLNMPKDIRIACPWYKPANNKTHLVPDYFVNKSEEWLVFPHEIAGLSEEEIREGKKELTGVMDVLFK; encoded by the coding sequence ATGAACAAAAATTTTATTACTTCTCAATCGCTGTTAGAAGACTCTTTTCGCCTTGCGGCCAAAGTATACGATGATGGCTTCCGCCCTGATTTTATCATAGGTATATGGCGGGGCGGGGCTCCGATAGGTATAGCAGTACAGGAATTTTTTGAATTTAAAAACACCTCCACCGATCATATTGCTGTACGCACCTCTTCTTACTACGGCATCAATAAACAAGCGAAAGAAATTCGTGTACATGGTTTGCACTATCTTGTGGAAAACGCCAATGCGGAAGATAAGTTGTTAATTGTTGATGACGTTTTCGATTCAGGACGCAGCGTTGATGCATTAATCAAGCAAATCGGTATTTTAATGCGACTGAATATGCCTAAAGATATTCGTATTGCGTGTCCCTGGTATAAACCAGCGAATAATAAAACCCATTTAGTGCCGGATTATTTCGTTAACAAAAGCGAAGAGTGGCTGGTATTTCCTCACGAGATTGCAGGCTTAAGCGAAGAAGAAATTCGCGAAGGTAAAAAGGAACTAACCGGCGTAATGGATGTACTTTTTAAATAA
- a CDS encoding lipoprotein-releasing ABC transporter permease subunit: protein MFHPISAFIALRYSTAGKHNSFVSFINFFSVAGIALGLMALIVVLSVMNGFEDQLKQRILGIVPHIVVLADADDIPELATLPGVTKTMAYTETEGVVQAKTGLRGVQIQGIEPEKMEQSIVARHLSIGRFTDLKSGDFRVIVGRALALQLDIHPGDTLRLLITGASVYTPFGRLPSQRLVTVSGIYNVGSQMDDKVLFMHLDDLTRLLRQAPDSAVHTRLFLADAFDYQLTLDALPLSEQQVENWRERQGPLFDAVKMEKNMMFMMLLLIIAVAAFNIVSALVMVVTEKQGDIAILQTQGMNGRKIMSIFILNGLFNGLKGAGIGLVLGVVVASQLNLLLSIMELPLALSADGQGVPVDLRWTQVLGVTFFSLLLCVVASLYPASRAMRVNPATALQND, encoded by the coding sequence ATGTTTCATCCGATTTCCGCGTTCATCGCTTTGCGCTACTCCACTGCAGGAAAACATAATAGTTTTGTATCCTTTATCAATTTCTTTTCGGTTGCCGGTATAGCATTGGGATTAATGGCATTGATTGTGGTGCTCTCAGTAATGAACGGTTTTGAAGACCAGCTTAAGCAGCGAATTTTAGGTATTGTGCCCCATATTGTAGTGTTGGCGGATGCTGATGATATTCCTGAGTTGGCGACACTGCCGGGCGTCACTAAAACGATGGCATACACTGAAACAGAAGGCGTTGTTCAAGCAAAAACCGGATTGCGTGGCGTTCAGATACAAGGTATTGAGCCGGAAAAAATGGAGCAATCTATTGTTGCGCGGCATTTGAGTATTGGTCGCTTTACCGATTTAAAGTCAGGCGACTTCCGCGTGATTGTTGGCCGCGCGCTAGCGCTACAGCTTGATATTCATCCGGGCGACACCTTACGCCTGTTAATCACAGGGGCCAGTGTTTACACGCCTTTTGGAAGATTACCCAGCCAAAGATTAGTGACGGTTTCAGGTATCTATAACGTTGGCTCACAAATGGACGACAAAGTCCTGTTTATGCATTTAGATGACCTAACACGACTTCTTCGCCAAGCTCCTGACTCCGCTGTCCATACTCGGCTGTTCTTAGCCGATGCTTTTGACTATCAGCTTACCCTGGACGCGTTGCCCCTTAGTGAGCAGCAGGTTGAAAACTGGCGTGAAAGACAGGGGCCATTGTTCGATGCGGTTAAAATGGAAAAGAACATGATGTTTATGATGTTGCTGCTGATTATTGCTGTGGCAGCATTTAATATCGTTTCTGCATTAGTAATGGTAGTGACGGAAAAGCAAGGTGATATTGCTATATTACAAACCCAAGGGATGAACGGCCGAAAAATAATGTCAATATTCATCCTAAATGGTCTATTTAACGGCTTGAAAGGGGCGGGCATCGGTTTAGTGCTTGGCGTTGTCGTGGCTTCTCAGCTTAACCTGTTACTATCAATTATGGAATTGCCATTGGCGCTTAGCGCTGACGGACAGGGGGTGCCGGTAGATTTAAGATGGACACAGGTACTTGGGGTCACGTTCTTTTCGCTGTTATTGTGTGTCGTGGCCAGTCTTTACCCCGCGAGTCGGGCAATGCGCGTCAATCCCGCTACGGCGCTGCAAAATGATTGA
- a CDS encoding PilZ domain-containing protein, with protein MDTLTLAEKQAQFDEFFMIAHEINVNIKPLPVGSTLPSMSELEEAMPYAFRIASEMSAIEAQALRPLRNLGEQASGLADYLNHQARKIDLMMSYILHQQDEQRYRLRATKFGGGGVIVRSTDAIDIGASAELKLFLTEEAAAIFCFGEVIACQKEADDYHIAFIFNRIREEDQELLVRASLHLQTQQLRKRAQGKDH; from the coding sequence ATGGATACACTCACTCTGGCGGAAAAACAGGCTCAATTCGATGAGTTCTTCATGATTGCCCATGAAATTAACGTCAATATAAAACCCTTGCCTGTCGGTAGCACGCTGCCCTCCATGTCAGAACTGGAGGAGGCGATGCCCTATGCCTTTCGAATTGCCAGCGAAATGTCTGCCATAGAGGCTCAGGCACTTCGCCCCCTGCGAAACCTCGGTGAACAAGCGTCCGGTTTGGCCGATTATCTGAATCATCAGGCGCGCAAAATTGACTTGATGATGTCTTATATTTTGCATCAACAAGACGAGCAACGGTATCGATTACGGGCTACGAAGTTCGGCGGCGGCGGTGTAATAGTACGCAGTACTGACGCAATAGATATCGGTGCCAGCGCAGAATTAAAACTATTTCTTACTGAAGAAGCGGCCGCTATTTTTTGCTTTGGTGAAGTAATTGCTTGCCAGAAAGAAGCGGATGACTACCATATAGCTTTTATTTTTAACCGGATCCGTGAAGAGGATCAGGAATTGCTGGTCCGCGCCAGCTTACACCTGCAAACCCAGCAATTACGTAAACGAGCGCAGGGGAAAGACCATTAA
- the mfd gene encoding transcription-repair coupling factor, with protein sequence MTATITSLPLPKPKKISSSQDHQQWGQLQGSSQALAISQAYHQHKGPIILVTADTPSALKLQRELSFFMDGDSAPTTLFPDWETLPYDMFSPHQDIVSQRMETLYRLTNQKEGIFIVPINTLMQRLAPVDYLNKYLLMLNQGQSLDRDQFRRNLEKAGYLHVNQVMSHSEFSVRGSIIDLFPMGSTQPFRIDLFDDEIDTIRLFDPETQRSSDKVKEIRLLPAREFPTDKEGISLFRQQFLDKFDANKAQESVFSQVSKGTMPSGVEYYLPLFFEKTATLFDYLHPSSLLLLHGNLHQASEFFWADVTERYEQHRYNLARPLLPPEDLFIPINNLFENIKQWPRVSLVADALDEKAGQHNLGCPKLQDIAFNPQKKQPAEMLQKTLSDAVTRGAKVLFCAESQGRRENLLALLRKAGIRPTLFEHFSDFLKSDENVGIAVGLVEHSFTWQHAERELHIITETELLGHKVSQRRLRDKRAATDENAIIRNLAELTTGQPVVHLDHGIGRYLGLQTLDAGGVMTEYLCIEYAKQAKLYVPVASLHLISRYTGGDADHAPVNALGSDAWSKAKQKAAEKVRDVAAELLNVYAKRAAKPGFAYNINWEDYQAFADSFPFEETPDQLQAINAVIQDMGSPNAMDRLVCGDVGFGKTEVAMRAAFLAANHGKQVAILVPTTLLAQQHYENFKDRFANWPFNIQVMSRFVSSKDTKTATAGLKSGLVDIVVGTHKLLSDDVKFHDLGLVIIDEEHRFGVRQKDKFKSMRADVDILTLTATPIPRTLNMALSGMRDLSIIATAPARRLSIKTFVQQRNSAIIREAIMREILRGGQIYFLHNEVETIEKTAQEITEIVPEARVAVGHGQMRERDLESVMSDFYHQRYNVLVCTTIIETGIDVPTANTIIMDRADHLGLAQLHQLRGRVGRSHHQAYAYLLTPHPKRMTRDAAKRLDAIAALEDLGAGFALATHDLEIRGAGELLGADQSGQIASIGFSLYMDMLDQAVTALKEGKEPSLDEAMASQTEVELRIPALLPEDYIADVNTRLSLYKHLAGCKTKADIDDFQIECIDRFGLLPVQAKNLVQVAQLKLAAKALGILKIDLSAQGGTVEFKEHTSVDPGYIIQLVQTKPQTFKFEGSQKLRIVKYTETAKERLDLVENILADFAKESRQS encoded by the coding sequence ATGACAGCTACCATCACTTCCTTGCCGCTTCCTAAACCCAAAAAAATCAGCTCGTCTCAGGATCACCAGCAATGGGGGCAATTACAAGGCAGCAGCCAAGCGCTCGCCATCAGTCAGGCGTATCATCAGCATAAAGGGCCGATAATTTTAGTTACCGCCGATACTCCCTCGGCACTAAAACTCCAGCGTGAACTTAGCTTTTTTATGGATGGCGACTCTGCCCCCACTACGCTGTTCCCCGATTGGGAGACGTTACCTTATGATATGTTTTCGCCGCATCAGGATATTGTGTCTCAGCGGATGGAAACGCTTTATCGGTTGACCAATCAAAAAGAAGGCATTTTTATTGTCCCTATTAATACGCTGATGCAGCGATTAGCTCCGGTCGATTATCTTAATAAATATCTGCTGATGCTAAATCAGGGGCAGTCACTGGATCGCGACCAGTTTCGCCGTAATTTGGAAAAAGCCGGTTATCTTCATGTTAATCAGGTAATGAGCCACAGTGAATTTTCCGTTCGCGGCTCGATCATTGACCTGTTTCCCATGGGCAGCACGCAGCCTTTTCGTATTGATCTGTTTGATGATGAAATCGATACCATTCGACTGTTTGATCCCGAGACTCAACGCTCCTCTGATAAAGTAAAAGAGATTCGCTTACTTCCCGCGCGGGAATTTCCTACCGATAAAGAAGGCATTTCCCTGTTTAGGCAGCAATTTTTGGATAAATTTGATGCCAATAAAGCGCAGGAATCGGTATTTTCGCAGGTGAGCAAAGGTACCATGCCAAGTGGTGTGGAATATTATCTACCGCTGTTTTTCGAAAAAACGGCTACATTATTTGATTACCTGCACCCGAGTTCCTTGCTGTTATTGCACGGAAACTTGCATCAGGCGAGTGAATTTTTCTGGGCAGATGTCACTGAACGGTACGAACAGCACAGGTATAATCTGGCTCGCCCCCTGCTCCCTCCCGAAGACTTATTTATTCCTATTAACAACCTGTTTGAGAATATTAAGCAGTGGCCACGGGTTTCCTTAGTAGCAGATGCGCTTGATGAAAAAGCGGGCCAGCACAATCTGGGCTGCCCAAAATTACAGGATATCGCATTTAATCCGCAAAAAAAGCAACCTGCCGAGATGTTGCAAAAAACGCTATCAGACGCCGTGACTCGCGGGGCGAAGGTGCTTTTTTGTGCGGAATCGCAAGGACGCAGAGAAAATCTGCTTGCTCTGTTACGCAAAGCTGGCATTCGCCCGACCCTCTTTGAACACTTCAGTGATTTTCTTAAGAGCGACGAGAATGTCGGTATTGCCGTGGGTTTAGTAGAACACAGCTTTACCTGGCAACATGCTGAACGCGAACTGCATATTATTACTGAAACGGAGCTGCTTGGCCATAAAGTCAGCCAGCGACGTTTGCGGGACAAGCGTGCCGCTACCGATGAAAACGCGATTATTCGCAATTTGGCCGAACTCACCACTGGGCAACCGGTTGTGCATCTTGATCATGGTATTGGTCGCTATTTGGGCTTGCAAACCCTTGATGCCGGTGGCGTAATGACAGAATATCTGTGCATTGAATACGCCAAACAGGCAAAGCTTTACGTACCGGTAGCGTCGCTGCATCTTATTTCCCGGTATACCGGTGGTGACGCCGACCATGCGCCCGTCAACGCGTTGGGCTCTGACGCCTGGAGCAAAGCCAAACAAAAAGCAGCAGAAAAAGTTCGAGATGTAGCAGCCGAGCTGTTGAACGTGTACGCTAAACGAGCCGCTAAACCCGGCTTTGCCTACAATATCAACTGGGAAGATTATCAAGCCTTTGCTGATAGCTTTCCTTTTGAAGAAACGCCGGATCAGCTTCAAGCGATCAATGCTGTTATTCAAGATATGGGTAGCCCAAATGCAATGGACCGACTGGTATGTGGCGACGTAGGTTTTGGCAAAACCGAAGTGGCTATGCGCGCGGCGTTTCTGGCTGCGAATCACGGTAAGCAGGTTGCGATTCTGGTGCCGACCACTTTGCTGGCCCAGCAACATTACGAAAACTTTAAAGACCGCTTTGCCAACTGGCCATTCAATATTCAGGTAATGAGCCGCTTCGTTAGTAGTAAAGACACCAAAACTGCAACAGCAGGATTAAAATCCGGATTGGTCGATATTGTAGTCGGAACGCATAAACTGCTAAGTGACGATGTTAAATTTCATGATCTGGGCTTGGTCATTATCGATGAAGAACATCGATTTGGTGTACGCCAGAAAGATAAGTTTAAGTCTATGCGTGCCGACGTAGATATCCTTACTTTGACCGCAACGCCTATTCCTCGAACGCTGAACATGGCCCTCTCGGGTATGCGCGACCTCTCCATTATTGCTACCGCACCTGCCCGCCGGTTATCAATTAAAACCTTTGTGCAGCAGCGTAACAGTGCCATCATCCGAGAGGCGATAATGCGTGAGATTTTGCGCGGCGGTCAAATTTATTTCCTGCACAATGAAGTAGAAACCATTGAGAAAACGGCGCAGGAAATTACAGAAATTGTCCCAGAGGCTCGCGTTGCCGTTGGCCATGGGCAAATGCGCGAACGCGATTTAGAATCGGTTATGAGCGATTTTTACCACCAGCGCTACAACGTGCTGGTGTGTACAACTATCATTGAAACCGGCATTGACGTACCCACAGCCAACACCATTATTATGGATCGCGCAGATCATCTTGGTCTGGCTCAGCTTCACCAACTGCGCGGGCGCGTGGGACGCTCACATCATCAGGCATACGCTTATTTACTTACTCCACACCCTAAGCGAATGACCAGAGATGCGGCTAAACGCCTGGATGCTATCGCAGCGCTAGAAGATTTGGGCGCAGGATTTGCTTTGGCAACCCATGATTTGGAAATACGAGGCGCGGGTGAATTATTAGGAGCTGATCAATCTGGGCAAATCGCCAGTATCGGCTTTAGCTTGTATATGGATATGCTGGATCAAGCGGTCACTGCCTTAAAAGAAGGTAAAGAGCCCTCACTGGATGAAGCCATGGCAAGCCAGACCGAAGTCGAACTGCGAATACCAGCGCTGTTGCCAGAAGATTATATCGCTGATGTGAACACGCGGCTTTCGCTATACAAGCACCTGGCCGGATGTAAAACCAAAGCAGACATAGATGATTTCCAGATTGAGTGTATCGACCGATTCGGTTTATTGCCGGTGCAGGCGAAAAACCTCGTTCAGGTGGCACAGCTTAAACTAGCAGCCAAAGCTCTGGGAATTTTGAAAATCGACTTAAGCGCCCAGGGCGGGACCGTTGAATTTAAGGAGCACACGTCAGTGGATCCGGGTTATATTATTCAGCTAGTACAAACTAAGCCTCAAACTTTCAAATTCGAGGGCAGTCAAAAACTGCGCATTGTAAAATACACCGAAACGGCCAAAGAACGTCTGGATTTGGTTGAAAATATTCTCGCCGATTTTGCTAAGGAGTCGCGCCAATCATGA
- a CDS encoding CsiV family protein, translating into MMYVRSVFSLLLLSVVTAPALAADDWWFDVEVIIFDRNVALTELAEQFEEADELSPYHADWDLIGEYLRPDISWLKQGLATCDTGNSPLWLPKPSIESIISDYEQWQTARSGASVGEAVNINNDTGLSTANKIPDSARQEYFGSPLTPTNASVVEPGAAQNSLESIAPQRDVTVREIADYWLEFSGINNFNPVTVPRFRFCEPQTLWLSWQNGSWRRSKPDNHLPYPDHIPITLDGQDWPESSRPHVLSPNQLHLTKLSQQIRQAGGLNRLLHIVWRQPVKFGEEKAASVRLFAGKNFADSFTLTGEQIKPEDLNDSSIIELKKKEEISLTASQDDFFSILQNDLDKAETVSFASMMAAVKQNKMQPLIPVRSTVAQPDTPIWQIDGELKVFLKYINRVPYLHIDTELFYRQPVPIEGDTVNPNEAPTYRLASVPFKQVRRVISKQLHYFDHPLFGMVVEIRRYKRPGEQE; encoded by the coding sequence ATGATGTATGTCCGCAGTGTTTTTTCCCTGCTACTGTTAAGTGTTGTTACCGCGCCTGCGCTCGCTGCCGATGACTGGTGGTTTGATGTGGAAGTCATTATTTTTGACCGCAACGTAGCGCTGACAGAACTCGCGGAGCAGTTCGAAGAAGCCGATGAACTTTCTCCTTATCACGCCGACTGGGATTTGATTGGTGAATATCTTCGTCCTGATATTTCATGGCTGAAGCAAGGATTGGCAACGTGTGACACCGGTAACTCGCCATTATGGCTTCCTAAACCTTCAATTGAATCCATTATCAGCGATTACGAACAGTGGCAGACGGCGCGCTCTGGTGCCTCTGTCGGGGAAGCTGTTAACATAAATAACGATACAGGTTTATCAACGGCGAATAAAATACCTGACAGTGCGAGACAGGAATACTTCGGCAGCCCCTTGACGCCAACGAACGCATCAGTTGTCGAACCCGGTGCTGCGCAGAACTCACTGGAAAGCATTGCGCCTCAGCGCGACGTTACTGTGCGGGAAATCGCGGATTACTGGTTAGAGTTTAGTGGCATCAACAACTTCAATCCAGTTACCGTTCCACGCTTTCGCTTTTGTGAGCCGCAGACGTTATGGTTAAGCTGGCAAAATGGCTCCTGGCGTCGGTCCAAACCAGATAATCATCTACCTTACCCCGACCATATTCCAATTACACTAGATGGACAAGACTGGCCGGAATCTTCTCGCCCCCATGTGTTATCCCCTAATCAACTTCATCTCACTAAATTGTCGCAACAGATTAGACAAGCTGGCGGGCTCAATCGCCTTTTGCATATCGTATGGCGTCAGCCAGTAAAATTTGGAGAGGAAAAAGCGGCAAGCGTACGCCTGTTCGCCGGTAAAAACTTTGCAGATTCCTTTACGCTTACCGGTGAGCAAATCAAGCCTGAAGACCTTAATGACTCTTCAATTATTGAGCTTAAAAAGAAAGAGGAAATTTCCCTTACCGCTTCCCAGGATGATTTTTTCTCTATTTTACAAAATGATCTGGATAAAGCCGAAACAGTTTCCTTTGCCTCCATGATGGCCGCTGTTAAACAGAATAAAATGCAGCCACTAATACCTGTGCGGTCAACTGTTGCACAGCCTGATACTCCCATCTGGCAAATTGACGGTGAACTGAAGGTATTTCTGAAATACATCAATCGGGTTCCCTATTTACATATCGATACCGAGTTATTTTACCGACAACCCGTTCCCATTGAAGGCGATACAGTGAACCCGAATGAAGCTCCGACCTACCGTTTAGCTTCAGTGCCTTTTAAACAGGTGCGCAGAGTCATCAGCAAGCAGTTACATTATTTCG